The Aquificaceae bacterium genomic sequence CTATTTATCTTTACTCTTGGAAAAGCTATACATATGGGAAAACTACAAGGAGCTTATAAAAGAGCCAAAAAGACACAGGATAGAGATATATCACCTTAGAGACAGGATTGAGTTGGAGTTAGAGCTTTCGCCAAGCATGAGACAGAGGCTTGAAAGGGAGCTTTATAGGGCTTGGAACTACGCAAGGGTTAGGATAAGGCTTTGGCTTGAGAGCTTGGATAAAAAGTCAGAAGCTATAAGTTTTTTCTACACCTTTATAGATTGTCCCTATGACCTAACAGAAGCCCTTACGGGTAAAATGGAAGAAATATGAATAT encodes the following:
- a CDS encoding DUF29 family protein, producing MEKDLKELYKEDFPLWAEINYQLLKEGRYQEVDWENLYTELGKLIQREVDEVASYLSLLLEKLYIWENYKELIKEPKRHRIEIYHLRDRIELELELSPSMRQRLERELYRAWNYARVRIRLWLESLDKKSEAISFFYTFIDCPYDLTEALTGKMEEI